In the genome of Maridesulfovibrio zosterae DSM 11974, the window CCCACGCACGTTAATATTTCGTATATGCTTAATTGTTTCAGCATCATTGAACCATTCAGTCCATGTAGTGCCATTATCAGATGAACGATAAATTATGTTAGAGTCACCTGCAAAATAACAAAATCCATCAGCCTCTACTAATGCATAGCCAATAATTCCAAGTTTAGGACCTTCTGTCCACGTAACTCCATTATCATCGCTGTATTTAACGTTTCCATTATATCCATTTGCAATAAAGCGACCCGAATTTAACACGAATATATGCTCAGCCCACGTTGCTACTTCTGCTTTTTCATTGAATGCCCCACCATAATTACTGACGTATATCTCGCTATTTTTGCCGCAAAGAATATGCTGACCATCAGCAGATACGGCTAACCCACGTGGATTTGCACAATCTAATACATTAAAAGTAACACCGCCATCTGTTGATTTTAAAAGATAGCCGTTTGAATTTGCAATAAATATAGCATTTTTTGAAAATGCAATATTAAAAATATTGCCGTCGATCGTATATATGTGGGTCCACGTAGCACCATAATCTACAGATTTATATAACTGTGCTGTGTCATCAACATCAAAGTAGTAAACTACACCATCGTGATACGGATCGTTAAATAACTCAGCATTATGCTGTGCGCTGGACTCATAGACAGGCCAATTATCAATCCCAACCTTCACATTTGTTGCGGCGGTAAGGGATGGTAGGATATGGGCTTTGGTAGGTGCTGAAGTAAATCCGGCGGCTGAAATGTCAGCGATGTATTTATCGCCAGCATATTGAATCCAATAAAAAGGTTTACCATTAGCAGAAATGTCGGTTTCAAAATTTGCCCCGGTCAAATACGACCCGGCATCGGCTAAATCAGTAGTGCTAGTTAAATACATCCTTCCTGATGCTTCAACTAGAACTAACCAATAATCCTCACCTACAGTCAACTCCGGTGCGCCGGAGTAGTCATATTGTGCATTGGTCTGCACTGACCCGTCTATCAACGCACCGGACCAAAGCTCTATACCGGGTCTACCGTTGTTGTCGGAGAACAATTTAGGGATTGTGCGACAATCTGATCCATAATCCAGATTCCAATCAAAACAGACTATTCCTAAACTTATATCTTCAGCAGTGAACTTAATTGCAACCTGAGTATCAATATCGTCACGATCATCGCTACTAGACAACCATGATCCGCTAATCTTGCCGGAACCATAAATACAGGAAAGGACAGCACATGCATTTGTTGTTGAATCAGTAATAAAGGTTGTTCCGACAGGAGATGACCATTCCAACGACGTAAGAGTGGCAAAATTGCCAGTGTTGTTATAATAATCATAGACCGCGCCATCGGAGAGGTAACACAAATAATAATCTCCAGTATCTGGCACAACATAATCTATAGCTGCGTAAGTAGGACTAGATGGCCCACCCTGTATAGTCATGTCCAAACTTCGCGCAACTATTTCATACTCTTGCCCTGAAATATGACGGACAACGCACATTGCAAAATTATGATTATTTCTAAGCCAAGCAGCCCCATAGCGGATTTGCTCACCATTTATTAAAGAATGATTCAGGTCTACATATGCCCCGGCAAAACTGCCAAAACTGCCAGACGCGGGACCTGTAGTAAATGCACCGGATGTACCAATTGAATCAACAGCTACATCACCAAGTGTCGCAATACCCTCACTGGTACCAACCTTCAAACCAGCAGTCAGCTGGTCCGTAGTGACAAGATGAGTAGAACTGGTTCTCTCATCCACCTTCAAACCCTGTTCACGGATTTTCAGCCTAGTCTGAAGACTAATCCAATCTCCCTCATCCGCGCCTTGATCAACGCAGTTACTACGGAGTGCAGCATCATCAGCAAGCGCGACTCCGGCAGCAGAGGCGTTGTCGTAACCATCCCACGAAGTAAAAGAAATAGCCTCATCACCTGTGATAAATGCCATAGCTGTATGAAAACTGGTAGCAGTTGACCACTCAGACCAACCGAGAGCACTCCCTTTGTGACGAACTTCCCACACATAATCACTGGAAACTTGTAACAACCCCGCAGGTAGAACATATTCTGTCACGGGGCCAAGTTCCGGTGACAAGTGTAAAGCAGTATCACCGATCCTCACACGGAACTGTGTTGATTCATGGGTATCAGTCTCATCTCCCACCACATTAAACTGGCTGGAAATAAACTTAGGACACTCCATAACACCAGTTGCACCGGAGCTGGGCGAAATATTTGATGGACGGTCCACGTAATTAAAAATATCGCGAGTTGTGAAAGTCACAGCAGTTGACCATGGTGACCACTGTCCAGTGTTCAGCCTACGCCTTACTCTAACTTTATAAATACTCGCTACTTGCAAATAATCGGCAGGCATTTCAAAAGAGGTTAATGCAACTGCACTGGGGCCTGAATCAAAAACAGGATTACTGAAATCTTTTGAAGCGTAGTCTATCTGCCACTGCGCTGCATTCTGCAATGTATTTGCAAAGATCGGTACAAACTGAGTACAGGTAAAAACAGGTGTTTCACCTATATTTTCTGCCATGTTCAGGGGATATAAGATATCCGGAACGCCTGTAGCGAGTTTGGCCAGTAGTTCGCTATGCGCATCAGGATCAGTTTCGTGACCATGGACCAAAGTTTTAAGATACTCCACTAGATCTGTTTCAATATTGTCTACAACTCGGCGGTCTACAATCTTTCCAGTAGCATCAACATCAGCAACTTTTACAAAGTAATGCTTAATTCCATCCTGGATATTATCTTCAAAGTTATCACCATAAACCGGAACTGCCTTGGCCACGACAGTTGAGCCTTGCGGTGAAAGCGATACATCCAGCCAGATTGACTTAGGCAGCCTCGCCCCTGATACAGGAAACGGATTATCCAGATCTATACGAATCCCTTCCACATAGGCTACGCCAGAGGACAAAGTATAAGATCCTTCAGTGTTAATCAGCTTAAAACCATCTTTCCAGAATCTTGCACGGCCGTAGATATCACGGTTCGTTTTCCTATCCCGCTCATCAAGGCCGGAAAGTCTGGTAGAAAAATCCAGCTGCCATGTATCAGCAGCCACGGTCATTCCGGTGCTTTCCGCAGCACCGTCAAAAGACAGCATGAAATTGCGGGTCAGGTGATTGCCCTGAATCTGACCGGCTGTCTTAAACTTGGAAATAGTCGGCAATGTTGTAATAGCCACCACAACATCTGCGGCAGAAGAATAAAGACCAATCCAGTTAAAATCATAGTCTCCATCATTGCTATCAAGCACGGCTGAATAGACAACCTGGTTAGGACTTACATAAGCCATATACTCTGCTGGAATATCATATTCCTGCATGATCTGTTCAGCAGCAGGTTTTTGACTGCTACGGTCAACAGCTACTTCAGGGTCCACATCGGGAACATTTGCAAAAATCATTTTATCAATGACCAGCAGCTGCCCTGCCCCCTGTTTTGCTGCAATTAAATTTTCACCGGCAACGGTAATCACTGAACTCATAATTTAGCCTCAATTGTCAGAGTGTCGTTATCAAAACCGCCTCCATGAACCAACATGGCCAGCGGCGGGACTTTCGCATAAATAGTTAATGTATCGTGATTAAATTCCTGAGTATTAATCTTGACACTGATAGGTGTAATGACCTGCCAATCATAACGGCGGCATGTACGCCCATAGTGTTGAATCAACGCTTCAAGAAGTTTTTGATTAATAGATAGCTGGCTGTCTGAAAGACGAATGGAAACAATGTCCCAATCCTGTCCTGGAAGACGTTCTTCAATTTCCACGTACCCAACGCCAAGCCGCTGAAAAATTCTTTTAAAACCGGCAACAGATCCTGAATCAATGGCATTGATTCGAGCAAACCTCACACGTTTACGAAACATTTCCAGCGGTTCAGAGCTAAAACGCTTGATATCTCTCTGCCACGCCAGCAGCTTTAAAAAACCTTCCGTGCAATTATCAGGATCCTGCATATTGACGGGAATCATTGCCCATTCAGTAAGCTTTTCCCACCAGCCAAAAGCGGCTTGTCTTAACTTTTCAAGCTCTCGGCCTCCAAGCCAGAATGGCAGCTCTAAAACTGGAATCATACTCCAAGCTCCACAGTCAATTCGGTCAATTGAGGCAGGTTCATTCCTGTAACAATATCCTGGCTTAAATCGAATTCAACGGACTTCAGATCCTTAAATTCTAAGTGAAGTTCCTCTTTAAGTCTGGACAAAGAAAAGCGTGAAAAAGGAAAAGTCTGTGTGGCTTCGTAGTTTGAATTTTCCCGAAAGGCACAGCGGATGAGATCCTCAATTCCCTGCTTCAGATCTATAATTTTACTTTCAGCAAGGTGAGCCACAGGATAAACCGCTACAACCATGGATACATCGCTGGTAGGCATGGGAAAACACACCATATCATCGCCATGTCCATGGTGACCGTTATCTCGAATGTATAAATTAATAGCGTCAACAAAATCCTGTGAGGGAATCCCTGAATCAATCATGATAAAGGCATTAGCGCTTCCAGGACCTCTCGGAGCTCCATGCTCAAAATAAATATA includes:
- a CDS encoding phage tail protein, which translates into the protein MSSVITVAGENLIAAKQGAGQLLVIDKMIFANVPDVDPEVAVDRSSQKPAAEQIMQEYDIPAEYMAYVSPNQVVYSAVLDSNDGDYDFNWIGLYSSAADVVVAITTLPTISKFKTAGQIQGNHLTRNFMLSFDGAAESTGMTVAADTWQLDFSTRLSGLDERDRKTNRDIYGRARFWKDGFKLINTEGSYTLSSGVAYVEGIRIDLDNPFPVSGARLPKSIWLDVSLSPQGSTVVAKAVPVYGDNFEDNIQDGIKHYFVKVADVDATGKIVDRRVVDNIETDLVEYLKTLVHGHETDPDAHSELLAKLATGVPDILYPLNMAENIGETPVFTCTQFVPIFANTLQNAAQWQIDYASKDFSNPVFDSGPSAVALTSFEMPADYLQVASIYKVRVRRRLNTGQWSPWSTAVTFTTRDIFNYVDRPSNISPSSGATGVMECPKFISSQFNVVGDETDTHESTQFRVRIGDTALHLSPELGPVTEYVLPAGLLQVSSDYVWEVRHKGSALGWSEWSTATSFHTAMAFITGDEAISFTSWDGYDNASAAGVALADDAALRSNCVDQGADEGDWISLQTRLKIREQGLKVDERTSSTHLVTTDQLTAGLKVGTSEGIATLGDVAVDSIGTSGAFTTGPASGSFGSFAGAYVDLNHSLINGEQIRYGAAWLRNNHNFAMCVVRHISGQEYEIVARSLDMTIQGGPSSPTYAAIDYVVPDTGDYYLCYLSDGAVYDYYNNTGNFATLTSLEWSSPVGTTFITDSTTNACAVLSCIYGSGKISGSWLSSSDDRDDIDTQVAIKFTAEDISLGIVCFDWNLDYGSDCRTIPKLFSDNNGRPGIELWSGALIDGSVQTNAQYDYSGAPELTVGEDYWLVLVEASGRMYLTSTTDLADAGSYLTGANFETDISANGKPFYWIQYAGDKYIADISAAGFTSAPTKAHILPSLTAATNVKVGIDNWPVYESSAQHNAELFNDPYHDGVVYYFDVDDTAQLYKSVDYGATWTHIYTIDGNIFNIAFSKNAIFIANSNGYLLKSTDGGVTFNVLDCANPRGLAVSADGQHILCGKNSEIYVSNYGGAFNEKAEVATWAEHIFVLNSGRFIANGYNGNVKYSDDNGVTWTEGPKLGIIGYALVEADGFCYFAGDSNIIYRSSDNGTTWTEWFNDAETIKHIRNINVRGNYVYVAASGSSDTYGIYRIDIATKTLSAKLPDFVGTGASVVFSGDYLLFSRSNDPTEDGTGSVKRMLIQDSAVTVPAETAFTPADFAEIDVENAILGTDADLDRPDFMLLESEKITPKAPFRRVAIGVSGLPEGSETRITETQCDTWKQGA
- a CDS encoding phage tail protein, which codes for MIPVLELPFWLGGRELEKLRQAAFGWWEKLTEWAMIPVNMQDPDNCTEGFLKLLAWQRDIKRFSSEPLEMFRKRVRFARINAIDSGSVAGFKRIFQRLGVGYVEIEERLPGQDWDIVSIRLSDSQLSINQKLLEALIQHYGRTCRRYDWQVITPISVKINTQEFNHDTLTIYAKVPPLAMLVHGGGFDNDTLTIEAKL